Below is a genomic region from Lonsdalea populi.
CCATTTCAACACGCCCGTGTCCTATCGCGACGGCTGGATGCGCGCCGCGCTCGAAGACCGGGAGTGGGGGGAAAGCGCCATGCGCTATCTCTCCGGCCTCGACTTCATTCCGTTCGGTCGACTGGATGACGCCGAGCATAGGCACTACCAGACGTTTTCCTCGGATTTCCTCCAACCCTGGATCGACAATGATCTAAACATACTGCGTCAGAACTATCGTTGGATTCTGTTGGACATGCCGACGCATCGGCTTCCCTTGACGCAGAATCTGCTGCATGCGGCAGATCGGGCGATTCGAGTGATCACGCCGGACGCCAACTGCCATCTGCGCCTGCATCGCGCGCACATCGACGCCGACGACCTGTATCTCCTCAACCTGTTCAACGTCAACAGCGCCGTACAGCGGGACTTGCGCCAGCTGTGGAGCAGTACGCTGCAATCATTGCTCCCGATCGTCGTCCATCAGGATGAGGCCTTTTCCGAAGCGCTGATGATGAAACAGCCCGTGGGGGAATACCAGCCATCCAGTCTGGCGACGGAGGAAATAGCGACGCTGGCGGCCTGGCTGCAACTGAACGTGACGGAGCGAACGGCATGAATCCCTTGTGCTGGCTGCTCTGCCCACCGGTTCATCAGGCGTTGCAGCGCCGCTACCGCGGCTATCGGCGTAGGGAAGTGTCCGGCCCGACGGCGTGTTCGCAGTGCCTGTGGGTCGTGTTGGCCTGGACCTTCTGCCGTCTGGAAACGCCCGCCTGGCAGGCCATTATCGCCGAACGGCGTCGGCTGTTTCCACATATTGACTCGCAGAGACCACAGCCGCTGGACGCGCTGCGTTATCTGCTGCAACTGGCCTGGCTGCTGCTGTTTTTCCCCGGCGACGCGCAGCGCTCGTCCTTCAGCGGGCTGCTGAACAGCCGTCGGCGTATTCATCACTGGCTCGATGGCCTGCCGGAGCGCGCTCGCCAGCGCCAGCTCCATACGCGGGCCGAACGCCAGGTCGGTCGGCTGCCGGCCTGGCTCCGGCGGCTCGCTCTCATTGGCTGCGCGATCCTCGTCGGGCTGCTGGGGCTGCTGTGCATCTCACAGCCGTTCGATATCGCTACCCAGCTCATCTTCGTCCTGCTGTTGTGGGGCATGGCGATGGTGGTGCGCCGGCTGCCCGGCCGTTTGCCGACCATCATGCTGATCATGCTGTCGCTGACCGTCTCCTGCCGTTATCTCTGGTGGCGCTATAGCTCGACGCTCAACTGGGACGACCCGGTCAGTCTGGTTTTCGGCCTGCTGCTG
It encodes:
- the bcsQ gene encoding cellulose biosynthesis protein BcsQ yields the protein MPIIALQGIRGGTGTTALTSALAWALNQSGESVIALDFSPCNQLGIHFNTPVSYRDGWMRAALEDREWGESAMRYLSGLDFIPFGRLDDAEHRHYQTFSSDFLQPWIDNDLNILRQNYRWILLDMPTHRLPLTQNLLHAADRAIRVITPDANCHLRLHRAHIDADDLYLLNLFNVNSAVQRDLRQLWSSTLQSLLPIVVHQDEAFSEALMMKQPVGEYQPSSLATEEIATLAAWLQLNVTERTA